TTCCAGAAATTATTTTATCTTCAGCTACTATACAAGAGGAATGAATTTTTATGATATGATGATGTTAGAATGGAATGACATAGAAGTAGATAAAATCAACTACACCAGAAGAAAAACAAAAAGAACTTTTAATATTAAGATAGTAGAGCCCGTACAAGAAATTTTGGATTATTATAAAAATATCGACAAAAAGACAAAATATATCTTTCCTATTCTAACCTCAGATGAATTAACCCCGATGCAAATAGAGTATAGGAAGGATAAGACCTTGAAGAAGTTCAATAGAGACTTAAAACGTATAGCTAAAGTTTGCAAGATTGGAACAAAAATTACGAGCTATGTTGCTCGACATAGTTTTGCTACTAACCTGAAACAAAAAGGAGTTTCTACCGATATTATTTCAGAAGCAATGGGACATCAAAACTTAGCTATTACACAAGCATATTTAAAAGAACTTGAAAATGATGTGATTGATGATGCTATGAATAAGCTTCTGTAAAACGGAATCTAAAAAGTGCTAAAGTGCCATTTATCTTTAAAAATAATTTTTCTTAGAGCCTGTTTAAATTTCTTATTTTGATTTTTTGTATAGAGATAAACTCAGTCTTAAAAAGTGTAATTTTAATAGATTTTTATTGAAAATTTATCCATTTCACTCAAAAATATATCAAACATACATAAAATTAAATCACTGAAAATCATTCATATAAAAATATTTGAATAAAATTTAAACAGGCTCTTAGACATGATTTAAAATAATATAAAATATTAAAATCAATAATTTAAAGGTTGATCTCGGTTTGAGATTAACCTTTTTCATTTTATTAATGAACCATTAAACAAAGAATATTAACCATTAAATTTTAAAACGTATGCAATTAAAACAATCACAACGACAACAAGTAAAGCTCAGATTAGGATTATCAGGAGCTTCGGGATTCGGTAAAACGAAGTCAGCCTTATTATTAGCCTTTGGAATGACCCAAGACTGGAGCAAAATAGCAGTAATAGATACAGAAAATTCCTCTGCATCTTTGTACTCAGACTTAGGAAATTACAATGTGTTGGATTTACAGGCTCCATACTCACCTGAAAGATATATTCAGGCTATTGAATTGTGTGAGAAGTCAGGAATTGAAGTAATAATCATTGATTCGGTATCTCATGAATGGAATGGTACTGGTGGGTGTCTTGATATTCATGAGAAGCTTGGAGGGAGATTTCAAGATTGGAGTTTAGTCTCACCACGTCACCAAGCCTTTATCAATAAGATATTACAGTCAAGCTGTCATATTATTACGACTACCAGAAGAAAGATCGATTATTCTTTAGATATTGGAAGTAATGGAAAAACCCAAGTAGTGAAGCATGGAACTAAGGAAATCACACGCGATGGCTTCGAGTACGAGCTGACAATTAATTTTGAGTTAATCAATGAAAATCATCTAGCTAAGGCTTCAAAAGATCGTACAGGGCTATTCATGAATCAACCTGAATTTATAATCACGTCTGACACAGGCAGAATGATTTTAGACTGGTGTAATTCAGGTATTGCAGAAACTGCAAGTTTTGCAACTTCTTCTGAATCCTCTGTCACTTCTCCGAACTCAACAGATTATTTTGGTCCTGGTGAAGAGCGTTTCCCTATCAGTAACAATAATATAAGTAAAGATAGTATTCTAAATAGAATCAATGCCAGCAATACGATTGCCGAACTTTTGGCTATTTACAAACAGTATCCTGAATATCAGGACGAATTAAGACCTGACTATGAATCCAGAAAATCGTTCTTAATGAATTTGTCTAATCCTAAAAACTTTTCAACCAATGGACATCATTAATAAAATCAGACCTGCAACCTTAGAAGAAGCTTTTGAACTCAGACCTGCACAAAATATTAAAGAGATTTCTCTGTATGAAAGCAGGATGAACAATGATACAGCTCATCATTCAAATCATCATTATTTTGTTCCTGGTACTGTTCCAACTGCAACAGAACCAAGAGAACAGATAGAATCAGGGCAGGAGAATATTGAAAATCAGGAAACATCTCAGGAGAGCGATAGCTCTCTTCAAAGAAATGAAGTTTACCAGGAACATAAACAATCAGAAGCGAAACAGTATGAAGACAAGCCTTTTATTGAAGCTAATACACAAGCGGTCAATCTCTATCATTTAAAGAATGACTGTATTATTCCAGTATTCAGCAAAGATAACGAAAAAACAATTGCTCATCAGGAATTCATTGATGTGGTGATGAATGCAGCACAAAAGGTATTTCCTATGCAGAATATTACAGAACCTGAAATAAGGGTGTCACACCAGATTAAAGGTAGGACACCAGATGCTATACACCTAAGTGTAAAAGACCTATTGGATCATCAGAAAACCATTTATTATGAAAGAATGGCATTTATTATCAGGATTCCTGGTATCACAGATGTAGTGAATGGAAATGAACTATCACTTACAATAGGTGGTGTCAGAAGCTATAATTTGGAGAACCTTTACAATAAGAAAACATTGGAACGAATGAAGTTTTTCATTGGTTTTCAGAATCAGGTATGCTGTAACTTATGTGTATCAACAGATGGGTTCAAGGAAGATATGAGGGTGTCCGGTACTCAGGAGTTATATTCCAAAACATTGGAAGTTATGCGAAATTATAATGCAGAGCTTCATTTAAAGCAGATGAAAGAACTTACCCATGATTCTCTCTCTGAACATCAGTTCGCGCAGCTTATAGGAAGAAGCAGGTTGTATCAACACTTACCAAAACTTGAGAAACAGAATATCCCTTTGCTTAATTTCAATGACAGCCATATCAATACGATGGCAAAGGATTATTATGAGGATAAGAACTTTTGCAGGCAGGAAGATGGAAATATCAATTTGTGGTCAGTGTATAACCTCTTCACGCAAGCCAATAAGTCATCATATATAGATACTTTCCTGGATAGGAATCTGAATGCCCTTGAATTTACAAAAGAGATTCAGAAAACGCTCAATGGTAATTCTGATTACTGTTGGTTTTTGAGCTAGAGAGACTGCCCCTTAATTGGGGTAGTTTTTTACTATCCAGTGGATATAAAATCTATGTTAATAAAATATATTATAACACGTCAAGTTTTGTCGCTTTGCTGTGGTAGCTTTGCATTATAACTGCTAAAGAATAGGTTACGTTCATACTACACCATTAAATAACTCTTTTTATTGTGAACAAAAAAATATACTTTTGCAGGAAAATTAAAATATAAATATTTAATACATATACAAATATGAAAACAAAATTATTTTCGCTGGCACTGTTAGTGTCATCATTTACATTTGCACAAAGCTGGAATACTACTGGGAATTCAGGGACTAATCCATCCAATAATTTCATTGGGACTACGGACAACCAACCGTTAGTTTTTAAAGCTAATAATAACCCATCACTTCGTATACTACCTAATGGATCTTTAAGAGTTGGACTCAATGATACGGATACCAATCCCCTTTCTACACTAAGAGTCTATAATAATGAAAATACTCTTCTTGAAATTGCTAATTCACAAGGAAGATTTCAAATTGGAAAATCTTCATGTAATGGCTGTTATGGTGGTGGTGTAGGAGATACTGTCTTAAGAAATCTTGACGTTTCTCATAATATCATTATCGCTCAACCTAATGATGGTAATGACGGTTCCACCTATTTTGGTATTCAGGATGCTTATAACGGAACCTGGGTCAAGTTCTTCAATAATGCCATTGCCAGATTTGATGGTAAAATTAAGGCTAAAGAAGTTGAAGTAAAAGCCAATGTATGGGCTGATTATGTGTTTAAAAAAGAATACCAGCTTAGATCTTTAGAGGATGTTGAAAAACATATTAATGAAAAAGGGCATTTGCCTAACATTCCCACTACTCAGGAAGTACTTGAAAACGGAATTAACGTTGCAGAGATGAATTCCAAACTCCTTGAGAAGATTGAAGAGTTAACACTCTATTCAATTAACCAGAATAAACAAATAAAACAACAGGCAGAACAGCTTAAGCAACTTCAGTCCGAAAATAAGGTTTTGAAAACTCAATCCAAAAAAATTGAGAAATTGGAACAGCAAATTCAGCAACTATTATCAACACAAAAATAATCACAAATGAAAACAAAATTACTATCACTATCATCTCTGATGATAGGCTTCTTCGGATTTTCCCAAACCGAAGTCTATTTCAAATATGATGAAGCCGGAAACCAACGATACAGGGGAACTGATTTAGCTGGGAAAACAGCAGAAAAGTCTGTACAAACTGTAGTTGAAACAGTTTCCGCCATTCAAACTATGGATGAAACTTCATTTTGGAAACAGATAAGATTATATCCCGTTCCTGTTAATGATATTTTAACAATAGACTGGACCGAAGAAGTAGACGGACTTATTGACAATGTTTCACTCTATCAGCACAGTACTGTTCACTGGAAATTCCAGCAGCAGAATACACCTGATCTTAACAAGCAAGTCAAGATTAACATGACGGGGTATGACTGGGGAGTATATGTTGTACGCTTTACATTAAAAGACGGTAGGATTTTTAGTAAAAATATCACTAAACGATAAGATTCATGAAACGTTACGATAAGAAAATGCAGCTATTTTCAACAATTATACTGTCCCTGTGTTCAGTACTGGGCTTTTCACAGACCATACTGTATCAGGCAGAAAGTACCTCAAGAACGGTACAAGATCCGCAATCGGTGGTGTTAGCTCAGGGATTTTATGCTTCTTCCAGCTCATCGAATCCCTTTGTAGCTAAAATAGGTCCAACTACAGAAAATCCGGGAGGTGGTCCTGTGGACTCCAATGCCGGATCAACCAACCCATCAGGAACGACAGCACCGGAGGGGAAAAGCTTTCATGACACTAAGGGGAATATTGAAGTCAATGGAGCCGGGCAATTGCAATTTACTTTGCCTATTGCTTTACCACCTGGAGTGAAAAGTGTAGCACCACAAATTAATCTTATATATACTAGTGGTTCATCTAACGGAATTTCCGGTTATGGTTGGAATTTATTAGGATTAACAGCTGTGTCAAGAACCGGAAGAAGCGTAGAAAAAGATGGAGAAGCTAAAGGTGCGCAATTAGATGAATCAGATTATTATAGCTTTAACGGACAAAGGCTAATTCTAAAATCAGGAGAATATGGAAAAGATGGAGCAGAATATGTTACTGAAAAATATTCTAATGTCAAAATAAAATCAATTGGAACCATTGCAGGACAAATGTGGAAAGGTCCCGAATATTGGGAGGTTACTTTTGAGGATGGTTCACAGGCATGGTATGGGGCAACCACCTCGGGGCTTAGTAATGCTAGAACTCCTATTGAATACAATATTGTAAAATGGAAAGATAGTCAGGGAAATTATATCACTTATAATTATTTGCAGACAGGTCTTTCAAATATTACTACGATTTCAAGCATTCAATGGGGAGGTAATGAAACATTAAATAAGCCTCATTTTAACAAAATGGATTTCACCTATATTAGTAGAAGTTTAACTGAGGATTCTTATGTTGGAGGAGTTCGTTTTTTACAAACTCAACTTTTATCTGAAATTAAAGTAAGCTCCAATGGAAGCCAATTTAAAAAATATACAATCGAGTACCTGCAAAATGGGACGAATTATGAGGTCGTTGATAAAATAACGGAATACAATGCTGATAATAATGCTGCTAATCCGGTCGCTTTTACTTATCCAGCTCCTACACAACCTGTCTTAGAATTTTCAGACAATAATGTAGATAGCTTTGAAAACGTAAAACTGACAGGAGATTTTAACGGTGATGGATATCTGGATTTCTCATTGAATAGTGGTGTTGTAAAGCTTGGTGGGCTCAATAATACCTTTACTGATATTTCTACAGGTAAAACCTTTAATTCAGAAGCTAAAGTTGTCAATACATTGTTAGATGAAGAAGGGCAAGTCTATAATGGGAATGGAATTGTTCAATATGAAGGAGGTAAAATTACAGGCTATATTTTCAGAGATAACCTATTTGTAAAAGTATTTGAAAAGTTTGTTTATGACGAATCAACTTGTACAAAAAGTAATTATCCTCCACCTGCTGGCTGTAAAATGTTATCTCCTAAATTAAATGAAGGAGATCTTAACGGGGATGGTATTTCAGATATATTTTTTACATTAGAAAAGGAAGTTTGTCAGTGGGTTTATGATCCTAACTGCGTCAATAAAACATCCAATGACACGACTAACCGCCCTCCTCCATGCAGTATACTTGAATGCAATACTTATGCTATAGGAAGCTTCATTGTTGATTTAAAAAATGCTAACAATCCTTTATCTACCTATACCCTTGATTCAGGGATCAATGAAAATTCTTATTATAAGCAACAATATCTGGATATTGATGGTGATGGTAAAGTAAATATTATTGATGTTTCCAATACAGCCTATACCGTATTTGAGTTTATAAAAACGGCTCCTAATCAGTATCTTAAGAAGATAAGATTCTCCGGTAATTTAGCGGAAACAAAAGCACCGGAATTTCCTGTTTTGTTTGGGGACTTTAACGGTGACGGAAACCTTGATTTTACCATTCCAACTACAGATACACAGGAAAAAGATAATTGGAGATTCTATTTGGGAACAGAAAAGGGATTTTCCAATTTTCTAAAAACGGACTTTTTGAAATACAGAAAGCCTGAAGATTATAAAAACAGTAGTTACCCTACTTTTAATATATACCAGCATGTGTATTCGGTGTCAGACATCAATAAAGATGGGAAATCAGATATTGTGCATATTCTCCCTTTTAACAAGGCGGGGCAAGTAAATGGAAGCGGACTTATACTTAACCGATACTTTGGCTATACTATTGATGCTTATACTGCTAACGGAGCTGCTACAAATGGCAGTCTTGATTTCTTTACCAGTTATACTTATGGAGGATATAATTATGTAACCTGGGATGTTGGCAATTTTACGTTATTTTCCCCGATCACTTCACAGGTTAAAGTTAATAATAACTATTATGATGTATTTTTATTCTGGAAAGAAAGGATGCACAAGCTTAAATCTCCCTCTTCGGTTGGAAAGCTGTCCCGGGTACAAACAATTACCCAGGGAGGAATTACTACATCAGCAGATTATTTGGAGGTAATTCCGAATAATCCTCTTAACCCTAATTTTTATCAAAAGGTTAAAAAAGAGTATTATCCATATTTTTCTTTAAGCAGGGTTGACCAATCCTATGCTGTATCCCAGTTAAGACAAGAAGGAAGAAAGCAGGATTTCCGATACAGGGGAATGACCGGACATATGCAGGGAAAGGGAATGATGGGCTATCATCAGTCTGCCCGCTCGTCTTGGTATGCTGATGGGTTTGAAAATACCAAAATCTGGTCAGGAGCAGAAACCGATCCTCTTTTTGATGGAATTCCGGTAAAAGAATGGAGCATTAAAACCAATGATGAGTCTAAAATATTCCCTGCTGATATTTCTGAAAACAACACCCAGTTATTAAGTTTTAAATCTACTGTTTACCAAACAGATAAGCTATTAAACGGACAAATTGTAACAGGAGTAATTGCTGATACGGATAAACCGAAAGTTGTAACAGCTACTGTTCCCACAAGTACTAAAACAAAGGACTTCCTGAATGGTACATTAACAAATACTTCTATCACTTATGGGGATTATTATCTTCCAAAGCAAAGTGTATCGAATGTTAATAATGGATATGCCATAACAACTTCTAATTTTGAATATATTCATAATTTCTCAGGAATTGGAGCGGATTACTTTGTAGGTCGTCCTCAATCTAAAACCGATCAAATCTCAGCTTACGGAGATACCAAATCGGCAAAAGAAGAGTTTACCTATGAAAACAATCTCCTTAGAACCTTAAAAACGTGGAACAGAGATAATACCGGATATTTGCTCGAAACATACAATTACGATGGTTTCGGTAATATCACCGGAAAAACAATCAGCAATAGCGTAGATTCTCAAACTCAAACAGAAACAAGTCTGTATGAGTCTAAAGGAAGGTTTGTAGAGAAAAAGACAGATAATTTAGGATTAGAAACTAATATTGAGTACAATGACTGGGGACAGATCAAAAAGCAAACCGACCCGTTAGGAAATATCCTTACCAATACCTATGATGCATGGGGTAAACTCCTTACTTCCAAAACCAATTTGGGAGGAACAGTCACCTATCAGTACGAGAGAGATACTCAATCAAATATTATCGTAACCCAATACGATCCGGATGGAGATATTTCAAAAAAATATACCGACAGATTGGGTCAGGATTATAAAACCTCTACCAAAGCATTCGGACAGGGGCAATTTATCTCTAAAGAAGTTCAGTATGATGTTTTAGGAAGAAAAATCAAAGAATCCGAGCCTTATTTTGATGGTCAGAGTCCAAGTCAATGGAATACCATTGCATATGACGATACCGTGTTTCCTACCACCAAGGCAACTGCTACTGGGTTCAATGGTAAGCAGATGGAGACTACAGTTTCAGGCTTGATAACAACCGCCAAAGAACTTAACGGCTATGGAAGAACCAGCTCTAAAACTACTGATGCCTTAGGCAATGTAATTTCTTCAACAGATAAAGGCGGAACCATTACGTTCTCATATAATGCAGCCGGAGAACAAATTAAAGCCCAATATGCCGAAAATATTGTAACAACAAAATACGATTCATGGGGGAGAAAATCAGAA
The nucleotide sequence above comes from Chryseobacterium sp. 7. Encoded proteins:
- a CDS encoding AAA family ATPase, producing MQLKQSQRQQVKLRLGLSGASGFGKTKSALLLAFGMTQDWSKIAVIDTENSSASLYSDLGNYNVLDLQAPYSPERYIQAIELCEKSGIEVIIIDSVSHEWNGTGGCLDIHEKLGGRFQDWSLVSPRHQAFINKILQSSCHIITTTRRKIDYSLDIGSNGKTQVVKHGTKEITRDGFEYELTINFELINENHLAKASKDRTGLFMNQPEFIITSDTGRMILDWCNSGIAETASFATSSESSVTSPNSTDYFGPGEERFPISNNNISKDSILNRINASNTIAELLAIYKQYPEYQDELRPDYESRKSFLMNLSNPKNFSTNGHH
- a CDS encoding DUF3871 family protein yields the protein MDIINKIRPATLEEAFELRPAQNIKEISLYESRMNNDTAHHSNHHYFVPGTVPTATEPREQIESGQENIENQETSQESDSSLQRNEVYQEHKQSEAKQYEDKPFIEANTQAVNLYHLKNDCIIPVFSKDNEKTIAHQEFIDVVMNAAQKVFPMQNITEPEIRVSHQIKGRTPDAIHLSVKDLLDHQKTIYYERMAFIIRIPGITDVVNGNELSLTIGGVRSYNLENLYNKKTLERMKFFIGFQNQVCCNLCVSTDGFKEDMRVSGTQELYSKTLEVMRNYNAELHLKQMKELTHDSLSEHQFAQLIGRSRLYQHLPKLEKQNIPLLNFNDSHINTMAKDYYEDKNFCRQEDGNINLWSVYNLFTQANKSSYIDTFLDRNLNALEFTKEIQKTLNGNSDYCWFLS
- a CDS encoding cell wall anchor protein, translated to MKTKLFSLALLVSSFTFAQSWNTTGNSGTNPSNNFIGTTDNQPLVFKANNNPSLRILPNGSLRVGLNDTDTNPLSTLRVYNNENTLLEIANSQGRFQIGKSSCNGCYGGGVGDTVLRNLDVSHNIIIAQPNDGNDGSTYFGIQDAYNGTWVKFFNNAIARFDGKIKAKEVEVKANVWADYVFKKEYQLRSLEDVEKHINEKGHLPNIPTTQEVLENGINVAEMNSKLLEKIEELTLYSINQNKQIKQQAEQLKQLQSENKVLKTQSKKIEKLEQQIQQLLSTQK
- a CDS encoding RHS repeat-associated core domain-containing protein, giving the protein MKRYDKKMQLFSTIILSLCSVLGFSQTILYQAESTSRTVQDPQSVVLAQGFYASSSSSNPFVAKIGPTTENPGGGPVDSNAGSTNPSGTTAPEGKSFHDTKGNIEVNGAGQLQFTLPIALPPGVKSVAPQINLIYTSGSSNGISGYGWNLLGLTAVSRTGRSVEKDGEAKGAQLDESDYYSFNGQRLILKSGEYGKDGAEYVTEKYSNVKIKSIGTIAGQMWKGPEYWEVTFEDGSQAWYGATTSGLSNARTPIEYNIVKWKDSQGNYITYNYLQTGLSNITTISSIQWGGNETLNKPHFNKMDFTYISRSLTEDSYVGGVRFLQTQLLSEIKVSSNGSQFKKYTIEYLQNGTNYEVVDKITEYNADNNAANPVAFTYPAPTQPVLEFSDNNVDSFENVKLTGDFNGDGYLDFSLNSGVVKLGGLNNTFTDISTGKTFNSEAKVVNTLLDEEGQVYNGNGIVQYEGGKITGYIFRDNLFVKVFEKFVYDESTCTKSNYPPPAGCKMLSPKLNEGDLNGDGISDIFFTLEKEVCQWVYDPNCVNKTSNDTTNRPPPCSILECNTYAIGSFIVDLKNANNPLSTYTLDSGINENSYYKQQYLDIDGDGKVNIIDVSNTAYTVFEFIKTAPNQYLKKIRFSGNLAETKAPEFPVLFGDFNGDGNLDFTIPTTDTQEKDNWRFYLGTEKGFSNFLKTDFLKYRKPEDYKNSSYPTFNIYQHVYSVSDINKDGKSDIVHILPFNKAGQVNGSGLILNRYFGYTIDAYTANGAATNGSLDFFTSYTYGGYNYVTWDVGNFTLFSPITSQVKVNNNYYDVFLFWKERMHKLKSPSSVGKLSRVQTITQGGITTSADYLEVIPNNPLNPNFYQKVKKEYYPYFSLSRVDQSYAVSQLRQEGRKQDFRYRGMTGHMQGKGMMGYHQSARSSWYADGFENTKIWSGAETDPLFDGIPVKEWSIKTNDESKIFPADISENNTQLLSFKSTVYQTDKLLNGQIVTGVIADTDKPKVVTATVPTSTKTKDFLNGTLTNTSITYGDYYLPKQSVSNVNNGYAITTSNFEYIHNFSGIGADYFVGRPQSKTDQISAYGDTKSAKEEFTYENNLLRTLKTWNRDNTGYLLETYNYDGFGNITGKTISNSVDSQTQTETSLYESKGRFVEKKTDNLGLETNIEYNDWGQIKKQTDPLGNILTNTYDAWGKLLTSKTNLGGTVTYQYERDTQSNIIVTQYDPDGDISKKYTDRLGQDYKTSTKAFGQGQFISKEVQYDVLGRKIKESEPYFDGQSPSQWNTIAYDDTVFPTTKATATGFNGKQMETTVSGLITTAKELNGYGRTSSKTTDALGNVISSTDKGGTITFSYNAAGEQIKAQYAENIVTTKYDSWGRKSEFNDPSNGLYKYEYNGFGQPKKIISPKGTKEYTYNNLGQLITQNEISTTDGGQATNKTISFTYDNKGRVISKGGTSKGKAYSSNISYDPQGRVLSSSESSNGKYFIQKGITYDDKARVISYEKQLYSSGVLTKVQIENVYSAWNGELYQIKDKVTGKSLWELKETNAKGQVLKANLGAANVNNAYDTNGFLTTVNHSSDVKPSILQLSYSFNAIKNELNSRTTGGDFNIVESFDYDDNNRLVNWTNPITGIKPSVNRNVYDIKGRIMENDQVGTLKYENSAKIYQPTGMTLNAAGTQNYNNDLIQSIAYNENNDPVFIDGMKGDVAFQYGLTSMRQRVTYGGNFSIDSDGKFTKFYSEDGSFEVIKDNTTGKEKHIIYIGGSPYEANIVYLKNFTETSGSYKFLHKDYIGSVLAISDEAGNKLEQRHFDAWGNFTHLQIGNGAIITDKNSIDTTSLLIDRGYTSHEHFAEVGIIHMNGRLYDPLLRRFLNADENIQDPYNTQNYNKYGYVMNNPLMYNDPSGEFWQIFAIPIVKALLFAVVSYTATVLITGAKFNILNLYSSIVMSLISAGITTVIGDVFSTATASIGNEALKSLVHAGVQGTLSFMQGGNFFTAAASAFLSSFASFGYAKAIGEAAYSGVGQVALGMFSGGVGSALTGGNFWDGVNIGGIVALFNHAMHRMDGGLGDGGKKKSNYKIPRKTVNFEASSLALPFGSVGGRDNDPYVPDFDWYTIRGTINLIGNELSVVAYGSSANTNITKHYRGSVIVEGSSPYGISTFRYEKSLNILKDVNDFRPADHKYIGRADFVIPSGTMSINVRVTAGYTATTNMDTSNVVPFYPLGRATFNYTFSSYKGGMNQYPLIK